From Cydia splendana chromosome 4, ilCydSple1.2, whole genome shotgun sequence, one genomic window encodes:
- the LOC134789722 gene encoding PRL-1 phosphatase, with amino-acid sequence MKQKDIRPAPSLIEYKGMRFLITDRPSDVTIQSYLQELRKHNVCVVVRVCEPSYDVGPLKAENIEVRDLAYDDGTFPPANVVDEWFEILRDKAQNKPEAGVAVHCVAGLGRAPVMVAIALIELGMKYEEAVETIRDQRRGAINSKQLSYLEKYRPKSRLKKNGHKNSCCVQ; translated from the exons ATGAAGCAGAAGGATATCCGGCCGGCGCCCTCGCTAATCGAGTACAAGGGAATGCGGTTCCTGATCACGGACCGCCCCTCTGACGTCACCATCCAGTCGTACCTACAG GAGCTGCGCAAGCACAACGTATGCGTCGTGGTCCGCGTCTGCGAGCCCAGCTACGACGTCGGCCCGCTGAAGGCCGAAAACATCGAGGTCCGCGACTTGGCCTACGACGACGGCACCTTCCCGCCCGCCAACGTCGTGGACGAGTGGTTCGAGATCCTGCGCGATAA GGCCCAAAACAAGCCAGAAGCGGGCGTAGCAGTCCACTGCGTTGCCGGCCTCGGCCGGGCCCCAGTGATGGTCGCCATCGCGCTGATCGAGCTCGGCATGAAGTACGAGGAGGCCGTCGAGACCATCCGAGA CCAACGCCGCGGCGCCATCAACTCCAAGCAGCTGTCGTACCTGGAGAAGTACCGGCCCAAGTCCCGCCTCAAGAAGAACGGTCACAAGAACTCCTGCTGTGTGCAGTAA
- the LOC134789458 gene encoding deoxyribodipyrimidine photo-lyase-like encodes MLGKWRGFVVVNKFVTSAHRFCFVRNFNTLKMASAAKKPKLSQPSISGSESKISIDDFMKSLQAKRDETAKSILEYKFNKKRLRIISQEQTVPDDCEGIVYWMSRDSRVQDNWAFLFAQKLALKNEVPLHVCFCLIAKYLDASVRQFDFLIKGLKTVAAQCKELDISFHLLEGDGGDVLPQWVIDHKIGAVVCDFNPLRTPLGWLEKAKKGLKKDVPLIQVDAHNIVPCWVASDKQEYSARTIRNKINSKLDEYLTQFPPVIKHPYKSKFKPEPIDWEQAIESREADKSVGPVDWATPGYHAAVKMLKSFLDKRLAIFATKRNDPTLEALSNLSPWFHFGQISVQRVALCVQEYKKKYTESVNAFLEEAIVRRELADNFCFYNAHYDSVKGAHSWAAKTLDDHRKDKRSHIYTLDELAQAKTHDDLWNSAQIQLNKEGKMHGFLRMYWAKKILEWTPSPEDALKYAIYLNDHYSIDGRDPSGYVGCMWSICGTHDQGWAERAVFGKIRYMNYEGCKRKFTVPAFVARYGGKVHKYVPKK; translated from the exons ATGCTAGGGAAATGGCGCGGCTTTGTGGTTGTAAACAAATTTGTTACAAGCGCGCATCGGTTTTGCTTCGTGAGGAATTTTAATACTTTAAAAATGGCATCAGCAGCAAAGAAACCTAAACTTTCCCAGCCTTCAATATCTGGCTCAGAGTCAAAGATCTCAATTGATGATTTTATGAAAAGTCTGCAAGCCAAACGCGATGAGACCGCTAAGTCGATTTTGGAGTATAAATTCAACAAAAAGCGTCTTAGGATAATATCTCAGGAGCAGACGGTGCCTGATGACTGCGAGGGCATCGTGTACTGGATGTCTAGAGACAGTAGAGTGCAGGACAACTGGgcttttctgtttgcacagaagCTTGCGTTGAAGAACGAAGTACCGCTCCACGTGTGTTTTTGTTTGATTGCGAAGTACTTGGACGCGTCTGTGAGGCAGTTTGACTTTCTTATCAAAG GCTTAAAGACAGTAGCAGCTCAATGCAAGGAGCTGGACATATCCTTCCACCTGCTAGAAGGAGATGGCGGGGATGTCCTACCACAATGGGTGATAGACCACAAGATTGGGGCCGTGGTGTGCGATTTCAACCCGCTGAGGACGCCCTTGGGGTGGCTGGAGAAGGCAAAGAAGGGTTTGAAGAAAGATGTGCCTTTGATTCAG GTGGACGCTCACAACATAGTCCCGTGCTGGGTGGCGTCAGACAAGCAAGAATACTCGGCGCGGACCATCCGGAACAAGATCAACTCCAAGCTCGATGAGTACTTGACGCAGTTCCCGCCGGTTATCAAGCACCCTTACAAGAGCAAATTTAAACCTGag CCAATAGACTGGGAGCAAGCCATCGAATCCCGCGAAGCCGACAAGTCCGTAGGCCCCGTGGACTGGGCCACTCCAGGCTACCACGCTGCGGTCAAAATGTTGAAGAGCTTCCTGGACAAGAGGCTCGCGATATTCGCTACGAAGCGGAATGATCCCACTCTTGAGGCACTTAGCAACCTCTCACCTTGGTTCCATTTTG gtCAAATCTCCGTCCAAAGAGTAGCCCTCTGCGTTCAAGAGTACAAGAAGAAATACACTGAGAGTGTGAACGCATTCCTAGAAGAGGCCATCGTGCGCCGCGAACTGGCGGACAACTTCTGCTTCTATAACGCACACTATGACAGTGTGAAGGGCGCGCATAGTTGGGCAGCTAAGACTTTGGATGATCACAG aAAAGACAAAAGATCGCACATCTACACGCTCGACGAACTAGCCCAGGCCAAAACCCACGATGACCTTTGGAACTCCGCGCAAATACAACTCAACAAGGAGGGCAAGATGCACGGCTTCTTACGGATGTACTGGGCGAAGAAGATTCTGGAATGGACGCCCAGCCCTGAAGACGCGCTGAAGTATGCGATATACTTGAACGATCATTATAGCATTGATGGGCGGGATCCTAGTGGATATGTCG GCTGCATGTGGTCGATCTGCGGCACGCACGACCAGGGCTGGGCGGAGCGCGCCGTGTTCGGCAAGATACGGTACATGAACTATGAGGGCTGCAAGCGGAAGTTCACTGTACCCGCCTTCGTGGCGAGGTATGGGGGGAAGGTGCACAAGTATGTGCCTAAGAAGTAG